From the genome of Paraburkholderia flava, one region includes:
- a CDS encoding OmpA family protein: MSGPTFNAYSVDVPGHEKAYRVECGGIFESSNACMKAAQRICGDQPVRVIESVDAVRPEGAASDPRNFTFQCGAAQTAAEPAAASEPAASAAPTRLELNGEANFMTDRANLAPAGIEKLDALIAANKDTTFTEVTVNGYTDSRGTRAHNMNLSQRRADTVVAYLKEHGMKSASFAAHGLGPDDPAASNATKEGRAKNRRVTIVVH, from the coding sequence ATGTCCGGCCCGACGTTCAACGCTTACTCCGTCGATGTTCCAGGGCACGAGAAAGCGTATCGGGTCGAATGCGGCGGTATTTTCGAAAGCTCGAACGCATGTATGAAGGCCGCGCAGCGCATCTGCGGCGATCAGCCTGTGCGGGTGATTGAATCGGTCGATGCCGTTCGACCCGAAGGGGCTGCCAGCGATCCCCGCAACTTCACGTTCCAGTGCGGCGCGGCGCAAACGGCAGCGGAACCCGCTGCGGCATCGGAACCGGCCGCAAGCGCGGCTCCGACCCGTCTCGAACTCAATGGCGAAGCGAACTTCATGACCGACCGCGCGAACCTCGCGCCGGCCGGTATCGAGAAACTCGATGCGCTGATCGCCGCGAACAAGGACACGACCTTCACGGAAGTCACGGTGAACGGGTACACGGATTCGCGCGGCACGCGGGCGCACAACATGAATCTGTCGCAGCGCCGCGCCGACACGGTGGTCGCCTATCTGAAGGAACACGGGATGAAGTCGGCGTCGTTTGCCGCACACGGGCTCGGCCCGGATGATCCGGCCGCGTCGAACGCGACGAAGGAAGGACGCGCGAAAAACCGCCGCGTCACGATCGTCGTTCACTGA
- a CDS encoding response regulator transcription factor, with translation MRICILDNDVQILDTISEVLGNAGHVCHRFTEGRTLVRHLQRQSVDLLILEWVLPDMSGEEVLQWVRKHLPPSVLVLFLTSRRRDTDIVSIFDGGADDCVVKPVSPNVFAARVESLLRRKQMRATVPGTITFGPYTFHTGGAVTMNGNRLPLTRKERDLALMLFQHLNQPVSRDHLLEVVWKADVRFESRTVDTHISVLRKKMQLQPETGFKITTIYGYGYRLESIGESGVIDE, from the coding sequence ATGAGAATTTGTATCCTTGATAACGATGTACAGATCCTCGACACGATCAGCGAAGTATTAGGCAACGCGGGCCACGTGTGCCACCGCTTTACCGAAGGACGAACTCTCGTCAGGCATTTGCAGCGGCAGTCGGTTGATCTGCTGATACTCGAATGGGTGCTGCCCGACATGTCGGGTGAAGAAGTGCTGCAATGGGTTCGCAAGCACCTGCCGCCGAGCGTGCTTGTGCTGTTTCTCACATCCCGTCGCCGCGATACCGATATTGTCTCGATATTCGACGGTGGCGCCGACGACTGCGTCGTCAAGCCGGTCTCTCCCAATGTGTTTGCCGCGCGCGTCGAATCGCTGTTGCGTCGCAAGCAGATGCGGGCCACGGTGCCTGGGACGATCACGTTTGGGCCGTATACGTTTCATACCGGCGGCGCGGTAACGATGAACGGCAACCGCTTGCCGTTGACGCGCAAGGAACGCGATCTCGCGTTGATGCTGTTCCAGCATTTGAACCAGCCTGTCTCACGCGATCATCTGCTCGAGGTGGTATGGAAAGCGGACGTGCGTTTCGAATCGCGAACGGTCGATACACATATTTCTGTCTTGAGAAAGAAGATGCAATTGCAGCCTGAGACAGGCTTCAAGATCACGACCATCTACGGTTATGGCTACCGTCTCGAATCGATCGGCGAATCCGGTGTTATTGACGAATAA
- a CDS encoding sigma-54 dependent transcriptional regulator yields the protein MKTTRHVLVLTAGPQPEWMPDLESQFWSVTSSLPTHELRRTLRASDLVCVVIDFSHEFDVSARMALERLLALPHVGAVGLLGPDQLADPVVRDLAVDHCFDVLSVPFAPVQLTLSLASAFDMLKSRMRELDPDGNELLRAGLKGGHQVHVEGSMVGSCEAMISLFRSIRKVARTDAPVFISGESGTGKELTAQAIHERSERRGRPFVAINCGAIPPHLLQSELFGYERGAFTGANQRKIGRVEQAMGGTLFLDEIGDLPLESQASLLRFLQEKTIERIGGHQPIDVDVRIVAATHVDMPEAIASGRFREDLFHRLCVLHLDEPPLRVRGMDIELLARRALDRHRSDSQRRVRGFAPDAIAALYSYAWPGNVRELINRVRRAIVMSDHPFITADDLDLGEYTQSRTVSLAEAREDADREIIQRALLRNHGSLSKAAGDLRISRVTLSRLLRTRGIDVTAFRPSRNSD from the coding sequence ATGAAAACGACGAGACACGTCCTGGTTCTCACGGCTGGACCGCAGCCCGAATGGATGCCTGACCTCGAATCTCAATTCTGGTCCGTCACGTCCTCGCTTCCCACACATGAACTTCGCAGAACGCTGCGTGCGAGCGATCTCGTATGCGTCGTGATCGACTTCTCGCACGAGTTCGACGTTAGCGCGCGCATGGCGCTCGAACGATTGCTCGCGTTGCCGCACGTCGGCGCAGTCGGTCTGCTGGGCCCCGATCAACTGGCCGATCCGGTCGTGCGCGATCTCGCGGTCGATCATTGCTTCGATGTGCTATCCGTGCCGTTCGCGCCGGTACAACTGACGCTATCGCTGGCCTCCGCATTCGACATGCTGAAGTCACGGATGCGCGAGCTCGACCCTGACGGTAACGAACTGCTGCGTGCCGGCTTGAAGGGCGGACATCAGGTGCACGTCGAAGGCAGTATGGTCGGTTCGTGTGAAGCAATGATTTCGCTCTTTCGCTCGATACGCAAAGTCGCGCGAACGGATGCGCCCGTGTTCATTTCCGGAGAATCGGGTACCGGTAAGGAACTGACCGCGCAGGCGATTCACGAACGCTCGGAGCGTCGCGGTCGGCCTTTCGTTGCGATCAATTGCGGCGCGATTCCGCCACATCTACTGCAGTCGGAACTGTTCGGATACGAGCGCGGTGCGTTCACCGGCGCGAACCAGCGCAAGATCGGCCGCGTCGAGCAGGCGATGGGCGGCACGCTGTTCCTCGACGAGATCGGCGATCTGCCGCTCGAAAGCCAGGCGAGCCTGTTGCGCTTCCTGCAAGAAAAGACGATCGAACGGATCGGCGGTCATCAGCCGATCGACGTCGACGTGCGGATCGTCGCGGCGACGCACGTCGATATGCCCGAGGCGATCGCGAGTGGCCGGTTCCGCGAGGATCTGTTTCATCGGCTGTGCGTGCTTCATCTCGACGAACCGCCGCTGCGCGTGCGCGGAATGGACATCGAACTGCTTGCGCGGCGCGCGCTCGATCGTCATCGATCGGATTCGCAACGCAGGGTGCGCGGCTTTGCGCCCGATGCGATCGCCGCGCTCTATAGCTACGCTTGGCCGGGCAATGTGCGTGAGTTGATCAACCGTGTGCGGCGCGCGATCGTGATGTCGGATCATCCGTTCATTACCGCCGACGATCTCGATCTGGGCGAATACACGCAGAGCCGTACGGTGTCGCTCGCCGAGGCCCGCGAAGATGCGGACCGCGAGATCATCCAGCGGGCGCTGTTGAGAAATCACGGCAGCCTGAGCAAAGCGGCGGGGGATCTGCGCATTTCGCGCGTAACGCTGTCGCGACTGCTACGGACGCGTGGAATCGATGTGACAGCATTCCGGCCGTCGCGCAACAGCGATTGA
- a CDS encoding transposase yields the protein MSSKPLLPNPVRPEPPFRDLTEDEWMRVARLLPEMKSTGPRRGRPHADIRQVVNGILWVLHHRKPWSAMPNTYPVHQTCHRHFLRWQENGVLATVATELFGTDTLCTDYGVRSRKITSQPRPVQALMVDWPSRP from the coding sequence ATGTCGTCGAAACCATTGTTACCGAATCCTGTCCGCCCTGAGCCCCCATTCCGCGACCTCACGGAAGATGAATGGATGCGCGTTGCGCGCCTGCTTCCGGAAATGAAATCGACCGGGCCACGCCGCGGCCGTCCGCATGCGGACATCCGTCAGGTCGTCAACGGCATCCTCTGGGTGCTGCATCATCGCAAGCCGTGGAGCGCGATGCCGAACACGTATCCGGTGCATCAGACCTGTCATCGGCATTTCCTGCGCTGGCAGGAAAATGGCGTACTGGCCACGGTCGCCACCGAACTGTTCGGCACCGATACGCTCTGCACCGACTACGGTGTGCGCAGCCGGAAGATCACGAGCCAGCCTCGTCCGGTCCAGGCGTTGATGGTCGACTGGCCGTCGCGGCCCTGA
- a CDS encoding FAS1-like dehydratase domain-containing protein: protein MSDTSANLDAWLDRSETQRDTVTAFPLAALSATLGQPPENKEVPPLWHWLYFLPVSPLAEAGPDGHSKRGSFMPPVPLPRRMWAGGRFTFHAPLKAGDEARRVSTIVNIEDKTGRTGRLVFVTVRHEIDVDGELRIDEEQDLVYREASSDNASEPRKEPARAPLDHAFSRTIETDPVLLFRYSALTFNSHRIHYDHPYVTQQEGYPGLVVHGPLIATLLVDLVRRELPSATLTTFSFRALRPTFVPNPFTVCGKPSADGKSIELWAKDHDGYLTMRASATLA from the coding sequence GTGTCCGACACCTCTGCGAACCTCGATGCATGGCTCGACCGGTCCGAGACCCAGCGCGATACCGTGACAGCGTTTCCACTCGCCGCATTGAGCGCGACGCTCGGCCAGCCGCCGGAAAACAAAGAAGTGCCGCCGCTATGGCATTGGCTCTATTTCCTGCCGGTTTCGCCGCTGGCCGAAGCCGGCCCGGACGGTCACTCGAAGCGTGGCAGCTTTATGCCGCCGGTGCCGCTGCCGCGCCGGATGTGGGCGGGCGGCCGCTTCACGTTCCATGCGCCGCTGAAGGCCGGCGACGAAGCGCGTCGCGTGTCGACGATCGTCAATATCGAGGACAAGACGGGTCGCACGGGCCGGCTCGTGTTCGTCACCGTGCGTCATGAGATCGACGTGGACGGCGAACTGCGTATCGACGAGGAGCAGGACCTCGTGTATCGCGAGGCTTCGTCAGACAACGCGAGTGAGCCGCGCAAGGAACCCGCCCGAGCGCCGCTCGACCACGCGTTCTCGCGCACGATCGAAACCGATCCGGTGCTGCTGTTCCGCTATTCGGCGCTGACCTTCAACAGTCACCGCATCCATTACGACCATCCGTACGTCACGCAGCAGGAAGGGTATCCGGGCCTCGTCGTGCACGGCCCGCTGATCGCGACGCTGCTCGTCGATCTCGTGCGGCGCGAACTGCCCAGCGCAACGCTCACGACCTTCTCGTTCCGCGCACTGCGGCCGACCTTCGTGCCGAACCCGTTTACCGTCTGCGGCAAGCCGTCGGCGGACGGCAAGAGCATCGAGCTGTGGGCCAAAGACCACGACGGCTATCTGACGATGCGCGCATCGGCGACGCTCGCCTGA
- a CDS encoding acyl-CoA dehydrogenase family protein: MQTSHSDQYQDIREAVRDLCQQFSGEYFRKIDEARGYPEAFVDALTKAGWLAALIPQEYGGSGLGLIEASVIMEEINRAGGNSGACHGQMYNMGTLLRHGSAAQKEHYLPKIASGELRLQSMGVTEPTTGTDTTKIKTTAERRGDRYVINGQKVWISRVQHSDLMILLARTTPLADVKRKSEGMSIFLVDLREAVGHGMTVQPIPNMVNHETNELFFDNLEIPAENLIGEEGQGFKYILDGLNAERTLIAAECIGDGYWFIDKVSAYAKERIVFGRPIGQNQGVQFPIARAFVNVEAASLMRFDAARRFDAHEPCGAQANMAKLLAADASWEAANACLQFHGGFGFANEYDVERKFRETRLYQVAPISTNLILAYVAEHILGLPRSF, encoded by the coding sequence ATGCAAACCAGTCATTCGGACCAGTATCAGGACATTCGCGAAGCGGTTCGCGATCTCTGCCAGCAATTCTCCGGCGAATATTTCCGCAAGATCGACGAAGCGCGCGGCTATCCCGAAGCATTCGTCGACGCACTCACGAAGGCCGGCTGGCTCGCCGCCCTGATTCCGCAGGAGTACGGCGGCTCGGGCCTTGGGTTGATCGAGGCATCGGTGATCATGGAGGAGATCAATCGCGCGGGAGGCAACTCAGGCGCGTGCCATGGCCAGATGTACAACATGGGCACGCTGCTGCGCCACGGCTCCGCTGCGCAGAAAGAGCATTACTTGCCGAAGATCGCGAGCGGCGAACTGCGTCTGCAGTCGATGGGCGTGACCGAGCCCACCACTGGCACCGACACGACGAAGATCAAGACCACCGCCGAGCGTCGCGGCGACCGCTACGTGATCAACGGACAGAAAGTGTGGATCTCGCGCGTCCAGCATTCGGACCTGATGATCCTGCTCGCGCGCACCACGCCGCTCGCCGACGTGAAGCGCAAATCCGAAGGCATGTCGATCTTTCTCGTCGATCTGCGCGAAGCGGTCGGCCACGGGATGACCGTGCAGCCGATCCCGAACATGGTCAATCACGAGACCAACGAGCTGTTCTTCGACAACCTCGAGATTCCCGCAGAAAACCTGATCGGCGAGGAAGGACAAGGCTTCAAGTACATCCTCGACGGCCTGAACGCGGAACGTACGCTGATCGCCGCCGAATGCATCGGCGACGGCTACTGGTTCATCGACAAGGTGAGCGCATACGCGAAGGAACGCATCGTATTCGGCCGGCCGATCGGGCAGAACCAGGGCGTGCAGTTTCCGATCGCGCGCGCGTTCGTCAACGTCGAGGCCGCGAGCCTGATGCGCTTCGACGCCGCGCGCCGTTTCGACGCGCATGAACCGTGCGGCGCGCAGGCGAACATGGCGAAGCTGCTTGCGGCGGATGCATCGTGGGAAGCAGCGAACGCGTGTCTGCAGTTTCACGGCGGCTTCGGCTTCGCGAACGAATACGACGTCGAGCGCAAATTCCGCGAGACGCGGCTCTATCAGGTCGCGCCGATCTCGACGAACCTGATCCTCGCGTACGTGGCCGAGCACATCCTCGGTCTGCCGCGTTCGTTCTGA
- a CDS encoding CaiB/BaiF CoA transferase family protein, translated as MRPLDGIKVITLEHAIAAPFCTRQLADMGARVIKVERPGSGDFARGYDARVHGLASHFVWVNRSKESLTLDVKHEEAARILDALVADADVLVQNLAPGAAERLGLGYDALRERNPRLIVCDISGYGADGPYRDKKAYDLLIQSESGFLSITGSPGAPAKAGCSIADIAAGMHAYSSILNALLLRGRTGEGCRIDVSMLESMVEWMGYPLYYAIDGQSPPAQSGAAHATIYPYGPFPAGDGKTVMLGLQNEREWKLFCEQVLDNPALAVDPRFDANPKRSEARDALRDIIVEAFSTLSAADVIARLDRAGIANAQVNTLHDVWAHPQLQARERWRTVDTSAGPVLAPLPVGVPDTVEPRMDAVPALGEHTDAILGELGYARAQIDALRAAGAI; from the coding sequence ATGAGACCGTTGGACGGCATCAAGGTCATCACGCTCGAACACGCGATCGCCGCGCCTTTCTGCACGCGACAACTGGCCGACATGGGCGCGCGCGTGATCAAGGTGGAGCGACCCGGCTCAGGCGATTTCGCGCGCGGCTACGATGCGCGCGTGCATGGCCTAGCGTCGCATTTCGTGTGGGTGAACCGCTCGAAGGAAAGCCTCACGCTCGACGTCAAGCACGAAGAGGCGGCGCGCATTCTCGATGCGCTCGTCGCCGATGCCGACGTGCTCGTGCAGAACCTCGCACCTGGCGCGGCGGAACGACTGGGCCTTGGCTACGACGCGTTGCGCGAGCGCAATCCGCGATTGATTGTCTGCGACATCTCCGGCTACGGCGCCGACGGTCCGTACCGTGACAAGAAAGCGTACGACCTGCTGATCCAGAGCGAGTCCGGCTTCCTGTCGATCACCGGTTCGCCAGGCGCGCCCGCGAAAGCCGGCTGTTCGATCGCCGACATCGCAGCGGGCATGCACGCGTATTCGAGCATCCTCAACGCGCTGCTGCTGCGCGGACGCACCGGCGAAGGATGCCGGATCGACGTGTCGATGCTCGAGAGCATGGTCGAGTGGATGGGTTATCCGCTGTACTACGCGATCGATGGGCAGAGTCCGCCTGCGCAGTCGGGTGCTGCGCACGCGACGATCTATCCGTACGGCCCGTTTCCCGCCGGCGACGGCAAGACCGTGATGCTCGGTCTGCAGAACGAGCGCGAATGGAAGCTCTTCTGCGAACAGGTACTCGACAATCCCGCGCTCGCCGTCGATCCGCGCTTCGATGCAAATCCGAAGCGCTCCGAAGCGCGCGATGCGCTGCGCGACATCATCGTCGAAGCGTTCTCGACGTTGAGCGCAGCGGACGTGATCGCGCGTCTCGACCGCGCGGGCATCGCGAACGCGCAGGTCAACACGTTGCACGACGTATGGGCGCATCCGCAGTTGCAGGCGCGCGAGCGCTGGCGCACCGTCGACACATCGGCAGGCCCGGTGCTCGCGCCGCTGCCGGTCGGCGTGCCCGATACAGTCGAGCCGCGGATGGACGCGGTGCCCGCGCTCGGCGAACACACCGACGCGATTCTCGGCGAACTCGGCTACGCGCGCGCGCAGATCGATGCGCTGCGCGCGGCCGGCGCCATCTAA
- a CDS encoding MmgE/PrpD family protein, whose protein sequence is MTDHPSRTLATFAAELRFDAIPPHVVERTVNLYVDWLGSTLAGKGARPVESIARFARAAGAGTGPAEILTDRTHATPYFAAMVNAAASHFVEQDDVHNGSVFHPAAVVFPVALALAQATRASGREFIAAAVAGYEVGIRIGEFLGRSHYKVFHTTGTVGTVAAAATAGRLLGLAPERMLDAFGSAGTQASGLWEFLRDAADSKQLHTAMAAANGLMAATLAADGFKGATHILEGAQGMAAGMSTDADPARLVDQLGERWATVETSFKYHAACRHTHPAADALLAVLNEHGLDADDIVRVTARVHQGALDVLGPVHTPTTVHQAKFNMGTVLGLVAYRGRAGVNDFERDFSAADIVAFRDKVQMTLDDEVDREYPVRWIGKVSVLTRDGRELHGRVDEPKGDPGNTLSRGEIDAKFRQLAAFSGAATEVEVSLLLDAAWNVAAASHLGPLFDGTRQRVAAETASATA, encoded by the coding sequence ATGACCGATCATCCGAGCCGCACGCTCGCGACCTTCGCAGCCGAACTGCGCTTCGATGCGATTCCGCCGCACGTCGTCGAGCGCACGGTGAACCTGTATGTGGACTGGCTCGGCTCAACGCTTGCGGGTAAGGGTGCGCGGCCGGTCGAGAGCATCGCGCGGTTTGCGCGCGCAGCGGGAGCAGGAACGGGTCCTGCCGAAATACTCACTGACCGCACACACGCGACGCCGTATTTCGCAGCGATGGTCAACGCAGCCGCATCGCATTTTGTCGAACAGGACGACGTGCACAACGGCTCGGTGTTTCATCCAGCGGCGGTTGTGTTCCCGGTCGCGCTCGCGCTTGCGCAGGCCACGCGCGCATCGGGTCGCGAGTTCATCGCTGCGGCGGTCGCGGGCTACGAAGTCGGCATCCGCATCGGCGAGTTTCTCGGGCGCTCGCACTACAAGGTGTTTCATACGACGGGCACAGTCGGTACGGTCGCGGCGGCGGCGACTGCGGGCAGGCTGCTCGGCCTCGCACCGGAGAGGATGCTCGACGCGTTCGGCTCGGCGGGTACGCAGGCGAGCGGCCTGTGGGAATTCCTGCGCGACGCGGCCGATTCGAAGCAACTCCACACCGCGATGGCGGCAGCGAACGGCCTGATGGCGGCGACGCTCGCCGCCGACGGCTTCAAGGGCGCGACGCACATTCTCGAAGGCGCGCAGGGCATGGCGGCGGGGATGTCGACAGATGCGGATCCGGCGCGGCTCGTCGACCAGCTCGGCGAACGCTGGGCGACCGTCGAGACGTCGTTCAAGTATCACGCTGCATGCCGGCACACGCACCCGGCCGCCGATGCATTGCTCGCGGTGCTCAACGAACACGGGCTCGATGCGGACGACATCGTCCGCGTGACGGCGCGCGTGCATCAGGGCGCGCTCGACGTGCTCGGCCCCGTGCACACGCCGACGACCGTGCATCAGGCGAAGTTCAACATGGGCACCGTGCTTGGTTTGGTCGCGTATCGCGGCCGCGCGGGCGTGAACGATTTCGAGCGCGATTTCTCGGCCGCCGACATCGTCGCGTTCCGCGACAAGGTGCAGATGACGCTCGACGATGAAGTCGATCGCGAGTATCCGGTGCGCTGGATCGGCAAGGTGAGCGTGCTGACGCGCGATGGCCGTGAATTGCACGGACGCGTCGACGAGCCGAAGGGCGATCCGGGCAACACGCTGTCGCGCGGTGAGATCGATGCGAAGTTCCGGCAGCTTGCGGCGTTCTCGGGAGCGGCGACGGAAGTGGAAGTGTCGCTGTTGCTCGATGCGGCGTGGAATGTCGCGGCTGCTTCGCATCTCGGACCGCTGTTCGACGGCACGCGTCAACGTGTTGCAGCGGAAACCGCGAGCGCTACCGCATGA
- a CDS encoding HpcH/HpaI aldolase/citrate lyase family protein, which yields MTARSYLFVPGNRPERFEKARAAGADAVILDLEDAVPPDAKPAARATVLAHVGAARPVFVRINAADTLWFAADVAALAGHPGVAGIVLPKAESREQIGAVVAHAHAQLVVLPIVETAVGIARIAALCEAPNVPRVLFGTLDFQIDLNLEGDGDELLFFRSQIVLASRLAGIDAPVDGVSTVLDDPSAIEAETRRARRLGFGGKLCIHPKQIDAVHRAFAWTDDEKAWATRVLAAVQTSGGSAIAVDGKMVDMPVILKARRILDR from the coding sequence ATGACCGCGCGCTCGTACCTGTTCGTGCCGGGCAACCGGCCGGAGCGCTTCGAGAAAGCGCGCGCAGCCGGTGCCGACGCGGTGATCCTCGATCTTGAGGACGCGGTGCCGCCCGATGCAAAACCCGCCGCGCGCGCGACCGTGCTCGCGCACGTCGGCGCCGCGCGGCCCGTGTTCGTACGTATCAACGCAGCCGACACGCTATGGTTCGCCGCCGACGTCGCCGCGCTCGCCGGCCATCCGGGCGTCGCGGGTATCGTGTTGCCGAAAGCGGAATCGCGCGAACAGATCGGCGCGGTCGTGGCGCACGCGCATGCGCAGCTCGTCGTGCTGCCGATCGTCGAAACCGCGGTCGGGATCGCGCGCATCGCAGCGCTGTGCGAAGCGCCGAACGTGCCGCGCGTGCTGTTCGGCACGCTCGATTTCCAGATCGATCTGAACCTCGAAGGCGACGGCGACGAGCTGCTGTTCTTCCGCTCGCAGATCGTGCTCGCGTCGCGGCTCGCGGGCATCGATGCGCCGGTCGACGGCGTGTCCACTGTACTCGACGATCCATCCGCGATCGAAGCCGAAACGCGCCGCGCGCGGCGTCTCGGGTTCGGCGGAAAGCTGTGCATCCACCCGAAGCAGATCGACGCGGTACATCGCGCGTTTGCATGGACCGACGACGAAAAAGCATGGGCCACGCGCGTGCTCGCAGCCGTGCAGACGAGCGGCGGTTCGGCTATCGCGGTGGACGGCAAGATGGTCGACATGCCGGTGATTCTCAAGGCGAGGCGGATTCTGGACCGCTGA
- a CDS encoding LysR family transcriptional regulator, producing MHVDFVDLTLIVTLADTKNLARAAERCHLSPPAASTRVKNLEEDLGFRLLYRTSQGMTLTPAGESFVRHARSVLERVEHLAADMQDFGEGIKGHVRIWANTTAISEFLPTVLSQFLRDHQDVNVELREVLSGEIVKGVADGATDIGIVAGNVDAGHLEMLPYRDDRLVLVASPDHPLAQRASVDFAETLDDDFIGLPTSSAIHSFITIAANALGRRIKLRIQVGNFEAACRMIAAGVGIGIVPESVAQRHTQTMRIALVRLNDAWSERKLKICVRSLADLPQFSRTLIDMLVSDAS from the coding sequence ATGCACGTCGATTTCGTCGACCTGACGCTCATCGTCACCCTCGCCGACACGAAGAACCTCGCGCGCGCCGCCGAGCGATGTCACCTGTCGCCGCCGGCCGCGAGCACGCGCGTGAAGAATCTCGAGGAGGACCTGGGCTTTCGTCTGCTGTATCGCACGAGCCAGGGGATGACGCTCACGCCTGCGGGCGAATCGTTCGTGCGTCACGCGCGCTCGGTGCTCGAGCGCGTCGAACACCTCGCCGCCGACATGCAGGACTTCGGCGAAGGCATCAAGGGCCACGTGCGGATCTGGGCCAACACGACCGCGATCAGCGAATTCCTGCCGACCGTGCTGAGCCAGTTCCTGCGCGACCATCAGGACGTCAACGTCGAGCTGCGCGAAGTGCTGAGCGGCGAGATCGTCAAGGGCGTCGCGGACGGCGCGACCGATATCGGTATCGTCGCCGGCAACGTCGACGCGGGCCACCTCGAAATGCTGCCGTATCGCGACGACCGGCTCGTGCTTGTCGCGTCGCCGGATCATCCGTTGGCGCAGCGTGCGTCGGTCGATTTCGCGGAAACGCTCGACGACGATTTCATCGGCCTGCCCACATCGAGCGCGATTCACTCGTTCATCACGATCGCCGCGAACGCGCTCGGACGACGCATCAAGCTGCGCATCCAGGTCGGCAATTTCGAGGCCGCGTGCCGGATGATTGCGGCGGGTGTCGGGATCGGCATCGTGCCGGAATCCGTCGCGCAACGGCATACGCAGACGATGCGTATCGCGCTCGTCCGGCTCAACGACGCGTGGTCCGAACGCAAGCTGAAAATCTGCGTGCGCAGCCTCGCCGATCTGCCGCAGTTTTCCCGCACGCTGATCGATATGCTGGTGAGCGACGCGAGCTGA